One part of the Mangrovibacillus cuniculi genome encodes these proteins:
- a CDS encoding tetratricopeptide repeat protein: protein MIYVQRMIDHLERGQMKEAKEAYEVVRTSGTDDEKYALATELKQLGFLDEAMELYRNLLELYPKEGELLVELAETLMENSHDEEALSLLNKVDKNSTFYIESLLMMADLYQADGLLEVSEQKLIEAKGLVRDEPVIDFALGEIYLAQGKFLEAIRSFEQLINQHVSEFAGQSIHEKLAEALSAGGSFEAALPHYEKAIKHHEHPTLLFQYAITCYHAKFYEKSAQLLETLLEQDKDFHSAYLYLANSYEHEEQITKALEAIKRGVEENPFQKELFLSGGKLALKSKDEVLAENWLREAIALDPEYVEALIVLTNLFLLQESPEEVIQLLSDVDSYGDTDPQLQWTLAKAYNMNEEFSQALNAYEGAYNELQHDQEFLVEFAGFLLEEGQKDRSVELLKKVIESEPEHEDARELLERLQ, encoded by the coding sequence AACATCCGGTACAGATGATGAAAAATACGCATTAGCTACAGAATTGAAACAATTAGGATTCTTAGATGAAGCGATGGAGTTATACCGTAACCTTTTGGAACTATACCCAAAAGAAGGGGAACTCTTAGTGGAATTAGCAGAAACATTAATGGAGAACTCTCATGATGAAGAGGCGCTTTCCTTACTGAATAAAGTAGACAAGAATTCTACGTTCTATATTGAGAGTTTGCTAATGATGGCAGATTTATACCAAGCAGACGGACTTTTAGAAGTTAGTGAACAAAAATTAATAGAAGCAAAAGGGTTAGTTCGTGATGAACCTGTCATAGATTTTGCTCTCGGAGAAATATATCTCGCTCAAGGCAAATTTTTAGAAGCGATTCGCTCCTTTGAACAATTGATAAATCAACATGTATCAGAGTTTGCTGGACAATCCATTCATGAAAAATTAGCAGAAGCATTAAGTGCAGGTGGTTCCTTTGAAGCAGCATTACCGCACTATGAAAAAGCAATAAAGCACCATGAACACCCCACATTATTATTCCAGTATGCAATTACTTGTTATCATGCTAAGTTTTATGAAAAATCAGCACAATTACTTGAGACACTTTTAGAACAAGATAAAGATTTTCACTCAGCATATCTGTATTTAGCGAATAGCTATGAGCATGAAGAACAAATAACGAAAGCATTAGAGGCTATCAAAAGAGGTGTAGAGGAAAATCCGTTCCAAAAAGAACTGTTTCTTTCAGGAGGGAAATTAGCTTTAAAATCCAAGGATGAAGTACTTGCAGAAAATTGGCTAAGAGAGGCGATTGCTCTTGATCCCGAATATGTAGAAGCGTTAATCGTGTTAACCAATCTATTCCTTCTTCAAGAGAGTCCTGAGGAGGTTATTCAGTTACTGTCAGATGTTGATAGTTATGGTGATACAGACCCACAACTACAGTGGACGTTAGCAAAAGCATATAATATGAATGAAGAATTTTCACAAGCATTAAACGCATATGAGGGTGCATATAATGAACTACAACACGACCAAGAGTTTCTTGTAGAATTTGCGGGCTTTCTTTTAGAAGAAGGACAAAAAGATCGCTCTGTTGAATTATTGAAGAAAGTGATCGAGTCAGAACCAGAACATGAAGATGCACGTGAACTCTTAGAGCGTTTGCAATAA
- a CDS encoding ReoY family proteolytic degradation factor, translating into MATPVSVNEKKEFIRWFLNHYQLKRRESVWILNYLMSHDDLMKRVHFVEEAQYCPRSIIMSTHCVDEIPFRFYKENVMTTDAEKSFHDIRLYKEDDIYIQLNFRSASACYQFAAVLEDNPFVPKNHRITEKDRIIVEQFLRKSLEDYQKQTILDQIDEALDQGDREKFTFLTERLKKMTS; encoded by the coding sequence ATGGCCACCCCTGTTTCTGTCAACGAGAAGAAAGAATTTATTCGTTGGTTTTTAAATCACTATCAGCTAAAAAGAAGAGAAAGTGTTTGGATTTTAAATTACTTAATGAGTCATGATGACTTAATGAAACGTGTTCACTTCGTTGAAGAAGCACAATATTGTCCTAGAAGTATTATTATGTCTACTCACTGCGTAGATGAAATACCTTTCCGTTTTTATAAAGAAAATGTCATGACAACGGATGCAGAAAAGTCTTTTCACGATATTCGCTTGTACAAAGAAGACGATATTTATATCCAGTTAAATTTCCGCTCTGCTAGTGCATGTTATCAATTTGCTGCGGTTCTAGAAGATAATCCATTTGTACCTAAGAACCATCGTATTACAGAGAAAGATCGAATTATTGTGGAACAATTCTTAAGAAAATCATTAGAGGATTACCAAAAACAAACTATTCTAGATCAAATTGATGAAGCATTAGATCAAGGAGATAGAGAAAAGTTTACTTTTCTAACGGAAAGACTTAAGAAAATGACCTCTTAA
- a CDS encoding ubiquinol-cytochrome c reductase iron-sulfur subunit yields MSKHRVSRRQFLNYTLTGVGGFMAASMLMPMVRFAVDPVLKAEAGGDFIATKQKVDELTSEPVRVDFTYEQVDGWYTSDVTQTAWVYKDEAGELVALSPVCKHLGCVVNWNGDKNNQSKFFCPCHAGLYEKNGKNVKGTPPLGPLDSYPVEVRDGILYLGKPEPNTHIK; encoded by the coding sequence ATGAGTAAGCATCGAGTTTCTAGACGTCAATTCCTTAACTACACACTTACGGGTGTCGGTGGATTTATGGCTGCTAGCATGTTGATGCCGATGGTACGTTTCGCGGTTGATCCTGTCTTAAAGGCAGAAGCAGGGGGAGACTTCATCGCAACAAAGCAAAAAGTAGATGAACTTACATCAGAACCAGTTCGTGTAGACTTTACATACGAACAAGTAGACGGCTGGTATACTTCTGATGTAACACAAACAGCATGGGTGTACAAAGACGAAGCTGGAGAGCTTGTAGCTCTATCGCCAGTTTGTAAACACTTAGGTTGTGTTGTTAACTGGAACGGTGACAAGAACAACCAAAGTAAGTTCTTCTGTCCATGTCATGCTGGATTGTATGAAAAGAACGGTAAGAACGTAAAAGGAACACCGCCACTTGGACCACTTGATAGCTATCCGGTTGAAGTTCGTGACGGAATTCTTTACTTAGGTAAACCAGAACCAAACACTCACATTAAATAA
- a CDS encoding DUF2487 family protein, producing the protein MLWIEKDVTVFNEQKEYIDTLVVPLAPISFGANMKRTAEQGEFVQRLTTHMEKQFRGRIFVLPTQYYAFSTKNEEKYHVIEQVKKAIEGSSFRHILWITSDKEWKDIDLVENETLLHIPSLTLEHMSEGMKYEYMENQVKELLPELIEVWKKIT; encoded by the coding sequence TTGCTTTGGATAGAAAAAGATGTAACCGTTTTTAATGAACAAAAAGAATATATTGATACACTTGTGGTGCCATTAGCACCGATAAGTTTCGGAGCTAACATGAAAAGAACGGCTGAACAAGGTGAATTTGTACAACGTCTAACCACACATATGGAAAAACAATTTAGAGGAAGAATATTTGTGCTTCCAACTCAATACTATGCTTTTTCTACTAAAAATGAAGAAAAGTATCACGTTATTGAACAAGTAAAGAAAGCAATTGAAGGTAGCTCATTTCGTCACATTCTTTGGATAACTAGTGATAAAGAGTGGAAAGACATAGATTTAGTAGAAAATGAAACACTTCTACATATCCCTTCCCTTACATTAGAACACATGTCGGAAGGAATGAAATATGAATATATGGAAAATCAAGTGAAAGAATTACTTCCTGAATTAATAGAAGTATGGAAAAAAATCACTTGA